A single region of the Paramicrobacterium fandaimingii genome encodes:
- the purN gene encoding phosphoribosylglycinamide formyltransferase, giving the protein MLSLVVLISGGGSNLRALLDAASDAEFPARIVAVGADRDAAGLAHAEEYGVPTFTVPYTSFDSRDAWGTALLEQIQVWDADVVVLSGLMRLLPASVVRALSPNLINTHPAYLPDFPGAHAVRDAIAAGATESGASIIVVDNGVDTGSIIVQERVPVTPDDTEHSLHERIKPVERRLLVQTVLDIANGLDLRTV; this is encoded by the coding sequence GTGCTCTCACTCGTCGTGCTGATCTCCGGCGGGGGCTCCAACCTCCGCGCCCTCCTCGACGCGGCATCGGACGCCGAGTTCCCCGCACGAATTGTTGCGGTGGGCGCGGATCGGGATGCCGCGGGACTCGCGCACGCCGAAGAGTATGGAGTGCCGACCTTCACGGTTCCGTACACGTCGTTCGACAGCCGTGACGCATGGGGCACGGCGCTGCTCGAGCAGATTCAGGTGTGGGATGCCGATGTGGTCGTGCTTTCCGGGCTCATGAGGCTCCTGCCGGCATCCGTCGTGCGTGCCCTTTCGCCGAATCTCATCAACACTCACCCGGCCTACCTGCCCGACTTTCCCGGAGCTCACGCCGTGCGCGATGCGATCGCCGCGGGCGCGACGGAGTCCGGGGCATCCATCATCGTTGTCGACAACGGCGTCGACACGGGCTCGATCATCGTGCAGGAGCGCGTTCCGGTCACTCCTGACGACACGGAGCATTCCCTGCACGAGCGCATCAAGCCCGTTGAGCGCCGCCTGCTCGTGCAGACCGTGCTCGATATCGCGAACGGTCTCGACCTGCGCACGGTCTAA